Proteins encoded by one window of Acyrthosiphon pisum isolate AL4f unplaced genomic scaffold, pea_aphid_22Mar2018_4r6ur Scaffold_21039;HRSCAF=22862, whole genome shotgun sequence:
- the LOC100572211 gene encoding uncharacterized protein LOC100572211: MPDVESIMLPVCKKLLSDHPMSKKINFLTYMRYILCFKLWRRLINSSSSMDESVKRKELEILTKYLKRLNVPNDFMSQHEKYNWPNWPNCPKSIMYSNKKQHSSQIDLKNISLFLYDENLPLRKCYKDILDAAPEKDIQMKPILEQCTILRPDLFTISKKELLKNWNEYYDDTLNPLIPTAPSLNSLMRKIKYNLVPITDDLSKLKLSGEGSANHSLPNIDNFLHSDKKSMEKTNLIDSSTNKIIYESNNGRSKENEKSSGEAFKTLNDFPANVKKESSEDEMQVNVKKSKSSEKHVLNGDDGRFDSTLTNNPSRLNYISEITSTSNHPEFSNSKESKRNKCSPFGDNSRNKKICRTQSMHDKSVLNCNPN, from the exons ATGCCTGATGTAGAATCAATAATGCTTCCAGTTTGTaa AAAGTTACTATCTGATCATCCAatgtccaaaaaaataaattttctaacTTATATGagatacattttatgttttaaattgtggAGAAGACTAATTAACTCCTCATCGAGTATGGACGAGTCTGTTAAAAGAAAAGAACTGgagattttaacaaaatatttaaaacggtTGAATGTTCCAAATGATTTTATGAGTCAACATGAGAAATATAATTGGCCTAACTGGCCTAACTGCCCTAAATcaataatgtattcaaataaaaagcAACATTCATCAcagatagatttaaaaaatattagtctaTTTTTATATGATGAAAATTTGCCACTCAGGAAGTGCTACAag GATATATTGGATGCTGCTCCAGAAAAAGATATTCAAATGAAACCAATTTTAGAACAGTGTACTATTTTACGACCAGATTTATTTACGATTTCGAAAAAAGAACTTTTGAAAAATTgg aatgaatattatgatgacaCTCTAAATCCACTTATTCCAACTGCACCTTCCTTAAATAGCTTGATGAGAAAAATCAAGTATAATTTAGTTCCAATCACTGATGATTTAAGCAAGTTAAAGCTCTCTGGAGAAGGTTCGGCAAATCATTCACTCCCAAATATAGACAATTTCTTACATTCTGATAAAAAATCTATGGAAAAAACTAATCTCATAGATTCatcaactaataaaataatttatgaaagcAATAATGGTAGAagtaaagaaaatgaaaaatctTCTGGTGAAGcctttaaaacattaaatgatTTCCCAGCTAATGTAAAAAAAGAATCAAGTGAAGATGAAATGCAAGTGAAtgtgaaaaaatcaaaatcatctgaaaaacatgttttaaatggGGATGATGGCAGATTTGATTCTACACTAACTAATAATCCAAGTAGATTGAATTACATTTCTGAAATTACAAGTACTTCTAATCACCCTGAATTTTCGAATTCTAAAGAATcaaaaagaaataaatgttCACCTTTTGGTGATAATagcagaaataaaaaaatttgcagAACACAGTCCATGCATGATAAAAGTGTATTGAACTGCAACcctaattaa